TTTTCCTTCATTATTTTTAAACATAAAGCTAACACAACCTGAAAATATACCGTTCCGCTCGCCCACATGTTGATTTATCTATAACAAGTTTACCAAAATAGACTAATGTCTGGCGATATTTAAGCAAATTGTAACATTAGTTTGGCATTTGTTTTTTAAGGTGTATCACCTCCAGCGGCACCTTTAAATTAACCTTTAATCAACGATTATATTCATAAACCGGTGAAGCCGGATGAACAGTCTACATTCACTTGTAGTAAACATCCATAAAAACAACCTGGTTTTGTTCAGTTTGTTTTATCGTTTTTGGTGGGAATCCATGATTATGTTTAGTTGTACATTCTATTAAGGTGCAAATGGTCGTGTTACAATATTTTCCTCAAATGAAAAACTTCGTTCCCTGATGGAAGTAAAACATGAAATTAGTCCTATGTAGAGCATAACCGCATTAACTCGCTAAATTCACTACAGTCTTATGTAAAAGAGACCAGCAAAAAGCCAGTCTCTTTTTATGAATCCACTATCAGTTTGTTACTCTAACAATTCCAACCATATCATTATGATCCCCACCGCAATAAACTGAGCATATGATTTTAAACTCACCTAATGTATCGGGTGTGAACTCAACAATGGTTTCTTTAGTCGGTGAAACTTTTTCGTTGATATCAAGCTCTTTCACATAAAAGCCATGATCTACATCTGAAGACGTTAGGACCAGTCTGACAGGTTCTCCTAATTTCAATTCAATGGTTGAAGGTTCATACGAAAACTGATAGGCTGTGACATTTATCGTTTTCATATTCTCATTTGCCATGCTGTTTGTGGTATCCTCAGTTATGGCTTTAGTGTTTGTATCAGTAGAACATGCTGTTAATATAAGTATCGTCAAAAGTATAAAAATTAGAGTTTTTCGATTCATCTTTTTCATCACCTCCGATCATTATATACCCCAAAAGTTTCGTTTTAAGTCAAGTTGATTTGAGTTTATAGATTGACAAAGGGTATAAGACCAGACAAAAGGAGTGAATTATGAAAATGCTAAAGATAGTAAATGCCGTACTATTTATTGATTTTTTATTACTGATCCTATCTGTTCTCTTCAGACCTGTTTTACTATCAAAAGGTCTCTATTACCCTGTTCACCCGATCTTTGGGTGGACGCTGGTCGCACTTGTTGGTTCGCATTTATTTTTAAATAGAAAATGGGTGAAAAGTACTTATTTTAAGAAGAAATAATGGTTATTCCTATCGTGTCTTCCTCATTGCTAAACTTCTTATAAAAAACGGTTGATTAACTCCCCCCAACAACATTCTATCCTCCTGGAGTTGTTGAGTGATAATGCATGCAGTTCATAATGAAAGAGATGGCCTCCGGCGGCACCTCTACGTTACCTATAATACAAGCTAACTGGCCGGTGGGGCGACGCGAACACAGTAAGTTCGCTTGAAGTAAATCTCCGCCATAAAACAAAGAAAACACCATCAAATTTGATGGTGTTTTCTTTGTTTTATGGTGGAGATGGTGGGAATCTCTTAATAGAAGTTTATTCAATATGAATACTTTCAAAAGTATTCATATTGGTAACTTCTGTTGAAATCAAATGATTATTATGCTTATTCAATTGATTTCTGCTGTGGGATTATTGTGGGAAGCTAAAATTTTATTCGAATAAATAAAAGTCAACAACAAGTAAAATTACAATATAAATAATTACACATAGAGTAACTATTCTCACTGAAGTTGATTTAGCATTATCAAAACTAGTCAGATAGACTAGTTTTGATAAATGTGTTAGTTATTCGAATGTATTAAATCAAGTTTAAGTTACTGAAAGGATGATTAGTGTTCGTAAGTAAGGCCAATGCGATTATAAAATGCATCCATCATTATTTTATTTATTAAAAATTAATCATCACTCTTTGCTATCATAAAATAGCATTGCATGAGTCATATGCATCTTTAAGATAATTAACATAAAGGTTAAATTCATTAATTATAAAATATAAACCAAATCAATCTATGCTAATTGTTTTTTTCTGCAAATTCATTTGCAACAGTCCAGCCAAGGATTTCAGTTATAGTACCTGCAATTGTGCCATTGATTGTCCAACCAATACCTGGTATGAATTTAAGTACATTTTTTGTAAGTGCTCTTCCTGCAAGTGCAGCACTTGCGGTCTTAAGAATTACTTGAGCGTCAGATTTTGTGAGTTTATTGTTAAAAATCTTCCCCAAACTAATTATCATTGTAACTTGTGTTGCTGTCATTGGAACTGTATCAACTAATGGGATAGGTATAAAACCTATTGTATAACATGCAACTGCAGCTGAGTGAATAACTCCATGACATAAAACAGCTTGCTTTAAGGTTATATTAGCTAATGCCAGACTTTTTAAATATTTTAGGTTCTTCTTTAAATCTTCTTCAGAATGACAATCTGCTTCATTATTCTCAGCTTCATCTTCACTGTTGAGGAACATATCATAAAATTTTCCATTAAACTCGTACAATAGAGTACTATATTGCGCCTTATTTATGGATTTGTTATTCTTTATACCAATAAAGTTTTTTAATGCTTCTGCATTTTCTAGAACTAAGTTCTCGGAAGGAACTACTACATCTGGATGATCGAGATTCATACTTTTGCAATAATCTTTAAACTCTTTGTATTCATTGTATTGTAATTCGTTATCACGTGCAAAAATAACACATTTATTTCCCTTGAACCCAATACGACATGCAAATCGATCATACGTCCAAGAAGTAATACTCGGCATACCTGATTCACCCTTCAAGGTTGTCCCAAGAAAAATACACTTGACTTCATCTAGGTCCGAATAGGTTTGTGGAATTATTTTCATGTATTCTTTTATTGTCATAAATGAGACTGAGACATCTCGTTCTTCAATTAATTCTCCTAGTTTTTTAGCATAGCTAGAAACAGATTTATGTACGATTACAATAATCAATTTATTCTGCATTTAGAGTACCTCCATTATTTTAGTCGATTCTCACCATTCAAAGTTTGACAATATGATTCATTTTATCAATAATTTTTGGCATTTCCTCAGAAATTCGTAAATGAAAATCAACTTTTAGTATTTCCTTGCTCACCTCTTTAGTTGACTCAAAAAAAACATCAATTTGATCGTCATCAGAATTAACAATTGCTATATTTAGTTTTCTTTCAGCTAAATCGAAAAGTTTTTGTACTTCATTATGATTTCCAGAGTATTTTAACACATGCTTTGATATCTCTTTAAACTCTTCATACATCTGTTTGTTATCTGATGTTTTCTTTTTAGTTTTGAGTCTTTGCGATATTAGTCTTGCCATAGCTAGATACTCATCTGAAAGCTCTAATTTTCTCTTATCAACTAGTAATTTCTCTGATTCATCTGTATTGTTAGACCATGGTAATACATTATCAACACCTGCAATTAAAGCCAGTTTCTCATATTCATTTTTTTTAGTCTGTGCAAAGTATATTCTACTCAATAGAATAGCATTTAGTCCAACATTATAGTCATTCGCTATCATTTCTCTTAGCGGAAGTATTACATCATCTAAATTTCCTAAACTAAGATTAACAAAAATACTTTGTTGAAGTAGATCATAATTTTCACCAGCATATCTCAACGCTCTCTCAAGTAATTGTGGTACAAGAACATCATTAGGAGCAAGCAAAGATATGTGTTCTATACAACATGATGCAGCT
The window above is part of the Fusibacter sp. A1 genome. Proteins encoded here:
- a CDS encoding cupredoxin domain-containing protein; this translates as MKKMNRKTLIFILLTILILTACSTDTNTKAITEDTTNSMANENMKTINVTAYQFSYEPSTIELKLGEPVRLVLTSSDVDHGFYVKELDINEKVSPTKETIVEFTPDTLGEFKIICSVYCGGDHNDMVGIVRVTN
- a CDS encoding YcjF family protein encodes the protein MQNKLIIVIVHKSVSSYAKKLGELIEERDVSVSFMTIKEYMKIIPQTYSDLDEVKCIFLGTTLKGESGMPSITSWTYDRFACRIGFKGNKCVIFARDNELQYNEYKEFKDYCKSMNLDHPDVVVPSENLVLENAEALKNFIGIKNNKSINKAQYSTLLYEFNGKFYDMFLNSEDEAENNEADCHSEEDLKKNLKYLKSLALANITLKQAVLCHGVIHSAAVACYTIGFIPIPLVDTVPMTATQVTMIISLGKIFNNKLTKSDAQVILKTASAALAGRALTKNVLKFIPGIGWTINGTIAGTITEILGWTVANEFAEKNN